One Halosegnis longus DNA window includes the following coding sequences:
- a CDS encoding Cdc6/Cdc18 family protein produces MTDYDDLFAATAPDESVFADKQALDPLQPPATIRGRDEHQRQLASILNGVTEGYLPPTVTIHGPPGTGKTVTTRRVCQEFAARHDSVAVEYVNLKECRSIFSAAREIHLELTGETVGAYEGVDGAFTGIWEALAEYPEWTVLILDEIDQIKQDANYDPSDFLYRLLRGEGKLKRDIQLSAWLISNELVEVDLRLDSRVESAMSDEAVFFGPYGTSELDAIVGPQLDTAFRAGALPADAREYGLQEAAWRWGDARKTLRLFRRAGETAIDRGLETISTDCVRESLTDTERESTIAKLQSIPLRHLAVLAASVGQRTDAGEISQPVRTSDIHERLNHPSTADRFQLGQRTVRQLVDELATMGLVDTWTESHGRDGRAKYVATTFDPAWVREAQAAVAADLAGDAVE; encoded by the coding sequence ATGACCGACTACGATGACCTCTTTGCAGCAACGGCCCCGGACGAGAGTGTTTTCGCCGACAAACAGGCGTTGGACCCGTTGCAACCGCCAGCGACGATTCGTGGTAGAGACGAACACCAGCGCCAACTTGCTAGTATTCTCAACGGGGTGACCGAGGGGTATCTTCCACCGACAGTGACGATTCATGGGCCGCCGGGCACCGGCAAGACGGTGACAACACGCCGGGTGTGTCAGGAGTTTGCGGCTCGCCACGATTCTGTCGCCGTTGAGTATGTGAATCTCAAGGAGTGTCGGTCGATTTTCAGTGCTGCCCGCGAGATTCATCTTGAGTTGACCGGAGAGACTGTGGGGGCGTATGAAGGCGTGGATGGCGCCTTCACCGGGATTTGGGAGGCGCTAGCTGAGTATCCGGAGTGGACCGTTCTGATTCTGGATGAGATCGACCAGATCAAACAGGATGCGAACTACGACCCCTCCGATTTCCTCTATCGGTTGTTGCGTGGTGAAGGGAAGCTAAAACGCGACATTCAGCTGTCGGCATGGCTCATCAGTAATGAGTTGGTGGAGGTGGATTTGCGGCTGGACAGTCGTGTTGAGAGTGCGATGAGTGATGAAGCGGTGTTCTTCGGGCCGTATGGGACCAGCGAGTTGGACGCGATTGTCGGGCCACAGCTGGACACGGCATTCCGGGCGGGCGCGTTGCCTGCAGACGCTCGTGAGTACGGGCTGCAAGAGGCGGCTTGGCGATGGGGTGATGCTCGCAAGACGCTGCGATTATTCCGGCGGGCCGGCGAGACGGCGATCGACCGCGGGCTTGAGACGATCAGCACCGACTGCGTCCGGGAGAGCCTCACCGACACCGAACGGGAGTCGACGATTGCCAAGCTTCAGAGTATCCCGCTTCGACATCTGGCGGTGTTAGCAGCGAGTGTCGGGCAGCGAACTGACGCGGGAGAGATCAGCCAGCCAGTCCGGACGAGCGATATCCACGAGCGGCTCAACCACCCGTCGACCGCCGACCGGTTTCAGCTGGGCCAGCGGACCGTTCGCCAACTGGTGGACGAGTTAGCAACGATGGGCCTCGTCGACACGTGGACGGAGTCGCACGGCCGAGACGGCCGCGCGAAGTACGTGGCGACGACATTCGATCCAGCGTGGGTGCGGGAGGCCCAAGCGGCCGTTGCTGCTGACCTGGCCGGGGACGCGGTGGAGTAG
- a CDS encoding MarR family transcriptional regulator, translating into MAEISLNPTDHAILNLLNEGRCTPSYIAQQTDYTRGNIQNRLLRLVEHNYVNQLGGGLYELIEDPRENIK; encoded by the coding sequence ATGGCGGAAATCTCTCTCAACCCAACCGATCACGCAATTTTAAATCTACTCAACGAAGGAAGGTGCACTCCGTCTTACATCGCGCAGCAAACCGATTATACTCGAGGAAATATTCAAAATCGACTGCTTCGCCTGGTAGAGCATAACTACGTTAACCAATTGGGCGGCGGGCTGTACGAACTAATAGAGGACCCGCGGGAAAATATCAAGTAG